From the Candidozyma auris chromosome 2, complete sequence genome, the window AATTGCAATTTCCCGATTGAACGTCTATTTTTCTTCGTCCTTCGTCTCAGACTCCTTTGAAGTGGCTTCTGAGGCATCTTCCTTTGGCTCTTCCTTGGATTCTTCCTTTGGTTCCTCCTCAGGTTCCTCCTTGGGTTCCTCTTTCGATTCAGTGGCGTCCTCTCcatcttccttctttggctcaCCTTCATCCTTCTTACCGCCGTTCTCTGCGACGAACTTTTCAATGTCCTTCATTGCCGTGGTAAACGAATCCTCCGGTGAAACCTGCACCTTCTTTACGGCAAGCTTGCCGTCAACAAAGATCCAGTGAGATCTCTTGGTTCCCGAAGGCGATTTCTTAGCGCCCAAAAGACCAATTAACTCTCTCTTTGGATCAGACAACAACGGGTACTTCAAACCCTGCTTGGAAACAAAGTTCTGTTGGGCCTTGGGGCTGTCTGTGGACAAGCCAAAGACCTTTGTATTGCGGTCGACAAAGTCTTGGTATGACCTCTGAAACCCACACGCCTGTCTAGTACAACCAGGGGTCAGGGCTTTGGGGTAAGCGAAGATCACCAAGTACTTTGACTCCTTAGCTACTTTTGCCACGTCCACttcattctccttctcgtccAAGAGCGTCAACGAAGGAAGTTCATCGCCCACTTCCAATTCGGAGCCACCAGTTTTCTCAACGGACTCCTCCACAGGCTCTTCAGTTTTAGGCTTTTTGGCAACAGGCTCTTCGCGAGAAGCGACACGAGCAGAACGACGAGGAGCAGGCATTTCAAACGATACTATTCAATTGAGTAGTTGAAAGTTCTGTGAAAAAAGGGCTACTGACTAGGGTGAAGTCGAGTTGTCTGCTGGGAGCCACAGAAGTGCCGAGGGAGGACAGAAGGCGGCAAGCACGTCAGCGGCAATTGGCTCGACCGAGACTGCAGAGCAAGCAAGGAATAGGGGGCCACAAATCGGGGATTGACACAGaaattcgaagaaagagaggTGAACTCAGGGTGAATGGGGTCACTTTTAGAAGTAAAGTTTCGCtattttttgcaattgactccTGGTCGTAGAGATATGGTGGATAGTTTGGATTGCTGAATTTGCTATGGGTGGTGCGGAATCGGTGGAATTTCGCAAAATGCTCAGCGGAGAGAGCCCCTGGAAACAATGTGATAGAGTAGTAGGATGAGTTTATGGAAATGTAGAAAGCGTAGAGCTCAAATCAGATTGAATTGTGAAATTGACACCGTTTGATCAGAATAAATTTGCACTGGATCTGTTAGACGGCTTCAGTGAGTCTTGTAGGTTAGACGGGTCCCAGGTGCACCCAACCTTGCTAGCCGAGGCGATGAAGAATGCGAGTTAAACGAGGCAAAACTGTTACTTATCTTGCTCATGTTGCCATAAAATAAACGAGGATGTTTTAAAGAGTAAGCATTTTGCTAGAAGGATTTTCAGTTGAGGCAGCTCAGCGAATAATCAGCACTGGCCCTGACATCTTGTGGTGCTCTGGAGCGTTGACTGATGACAATTTGCAAGTTAAACAGATTGTGGGACTTTGTACCTTGCTGAGTGGGGTGCCTGGGTTTGCCCCCAATGTGCCAAGCTCGCAGTATACTTTGGTTCAGGTGAAAGCAGGAAAGCTAACAAGAAATCTGTGATGTAGAAGTCCTCGAGCTAGACTTGTTTCGTGAGGTCCAAGGTTGCAAACAGAAAACAgtgacaaaaaaaaaaataaaaagaaaaaaatttttcCCTCTTCGATTTCAAGACCATCCACCTTCTAtgaggttgaagaaaataCTTGACTACGCTCATGGAACCGAAACATTACCGGACCACTTACAGAGACGAGAAAGTCACCATGCGAGgttgcaaccatttcaaACCAGCCCTGAGGCAACGGGGTGCAGCAAAAATGGCCACACTTTGCACCTAAAATCAGCATCACATAGAGCTATTCGGACTTGGCAAAAATCTGGATTTCCTGCTAAAGCGATCAAAAATTCATCGGTTTTCAATCTTCCTTAGTTGGTATCCCATTCCCCACTGTTTTTAGTATACATCGCACTTTGTTCTCTTGCAGAAGTACCTGGTGGCAGCAAAATTTCTCACTCCCCACAGTGAACGTAGCCCGAACGTCCATCACGGTCTGTTTCTCCGTCAACCCCGATCTCTCCGTCTACTCCGTCCCGATTTAACAACAGATTATAATCccagaagaaaagaagaaaaaaaaaatgaaccAATTACCCTCAGATCTCTCCCTTATCCTCTCTCTCCACACATTTAGTTTCTACCTGTGCatattttgcacccattcgCGGCCCTCATCGACAGTAGAATTCCAAGGTGACCTAGCCTGAAGATCTAAATCACGGAGTAGCCCATTTAACGCTTTCTTGTCAGCTGCACCACTTCTTAACAAAGCGATTGCCACCTTCCATACATCCAGTCTCGGAACCATAATTAGTCCCTGCCCTTTTCCTGCGGGATTTGTGCCTCGTGCTCGCTTCCTGCCTGTTCAGCCGCTCCATCCTATATTACCGTTATCTTGCCTCACACTCTCTCAGTGTTA encodes:
- the DOT5 gene encoding thioredoxin peroxidase DOT5; its protein translation is MPAPRRSARVASREEPVAKKPKTEEPVEESVEKTGGSELEVGDELPSLTLLDEKENEVDVAKVAKESKYLVIFAYPKASTPGCTRQACGFQRSYQDFVDRNTKVFGLSTDSPKAQQNFVSKQGLKYPLLSDPKRELIGLLGAKKSPSGTKRSHWIFVDGKLAVKKVQVSPEDSFTTAMKDIEKFVAENGGKKDEGEPKKEDGEDATESKEEPKEEPEEEPKEESKEEPKEDASEATSKESETKDEEK